Part of the Mycolicibacterium mengxianglii genome is shown below.
CAGCCCCGGCAGGCTCGAGCGGCTGCGTAACGCGCCCTCGGTGTTCATCGACGCCGCCCACAACCCGGCCGGTGCGGCTGCGTTGGCTCAGTCCCTGGTCGAGGAGTTCGATTTCCGCTTCCTGGTCGGCGTGATCTCGGTGATGGCCGACAAGGATGTGGCCGGCATCCTGGCGGCCCTGGAACCGGTGCTCGACCAGGTGGTCGTCACACACAACGGCTCTCCGCGGGCGCTCGAGGTCGACGCTTTGGCACAGCTGGCCGAGGAACGTTTCGGGCCGGAGCGGGTGATCACCGCGGCCACCCTGGTCGACGCCGTGGAGACGGCCACCGCCCTGGTGGAGGAGGCCGGCGAGAACGGTGGTGTGTCCGGCACGGGCATCGTGATCACCGGCTCGGTGGTGACCGCAGGTGCGGCGCGAACCCTTTTCGGTAAGGACCCGCAGTGACCGACCGGCCGGGGCCGACCGAGATCCCCGCCGCCGCGCCGCCCCCGGATCCCTGGAAGAGCTTTCGCGGGGTGATGGCCGGGACATTGATCCTGGAGGCCATCGTGGTCCTGCTTGCGCTGCCGGTGGTCAGTGCGGTCGGCGGAGGGCTCACCGGCTTCTCGATGGCCTACCTGATCGGTTTTGCGGTGTTCCTGATCCTGCTGTCCGGGGTGCAGGGCCGGTCTTGGGCCATCTGGGTCAACCTCGGCGTGCAGCTGTTGCTGATCGCCGGCTGGGTGGTGTACCCGGGGGTCGGTTTCGTCGGCCTGCTCTTCGCCGTCGTGTGGGGGCTGATCGCCTACCTGCGGGCCGAGGTGTTGCGCCGGCAGCGCCGCGGATTGTTGCCCGGCCAGCAGCGCGCGCCGGAATGACACCATCCATCTCGGTGGCGTTGACCAGCGGATACGGTAAATCCGCGCAGTTTCGGTACGCTTTGCGCCGTGACTGAACGGACTTTGGCCCTGATCAAACCTGATGGCGTTGAGCGGCACTTGATCGGAGAGATCCTCAGCCGGATCGAACGAAAAGGACTGACGATCGCGGCGCTGGAGCTCAAGCAGGTCAGCGACGACCTGGCCCGGGCGCACTATGCCGAGCACGAAGGCAAGCCCTTCTTCCCGTCGCTGCTGGAGTTCATCACCTCGGGCCCGGTGCTCGCGGCGATCCTGGAAGGCCCGCGCGCAGTTGCGGCCTTCCGTCAGCTGGCCGGCGGCACCGACCCGGTGGAGAAGGCCGTCCCGGGCACGATCCGCGGGGATCTGGGGCTGGAAACCCAGTTCAACCTGGTGCACGGGTCCGATTCGGTGGATTCCGCCGAGCGCGAGATCGCGCTCTGGTTCCCCAACTCCTGAGCTCTGGTTTCCCCACTCCTGGGCGGCACCGAGGCTGGCTAACCCGTGTCTGGTGAGATCCACCAGATCGGTATGGGATACTGGGCGTGGGTGTACGTCGTCAGACCGGCAACGGACACCCGGATGAAGACTTAGACGAGCGCGACCACCGCTACCAGCGATGCGGCGCCGACCGTCCCGGCCATCATTCAACCCAGGCGCCGGGTGGGTTCTCACGTAGAGCCGCCCGGGGCGAGACCATAACAAGCTCGGCGAAGCCAGCCGGGCCGAATAGCCGAAGTCCTCGCGCGGCCGCGTTCTAAGACGCGCCCGGGGGCTTGAAGGAGAGTACGTGGACGACGATGCACAAATCCAAGACCACACCGACAGCACCCCCGCTGGTAACAGCGACGCGGGCAACGCTGATGCGGCGGCCCACCCGGAAATCCCCGAGCGTCTGAGGGTCCACTCGCTGGCCCGGGTGCTCGGGACCACCAGCAGGCGGGTGCTCGACGCGCTGATCGAACTCGACGGGCGCTCCCGCAGCGCGCACTCCAGTGTCGATCGCGTCGACGCCGTGAAAGTGCGCGATGTCCTCGCCGCCGCCGACCAGGCGGTCGCCGCGCCGGAACCGGTTGCGGTGCCCGCAGTCGAGACGCCGGTAGTCGAGACGCCCGCAGTAGAGGAGCCGGCCGCTGAGGCGCCCGTCGTCGAGACACCGGCACCCGAAGTTGTCGAAGAAGCCCTGGTGGTGGAAGCCGTCTCGGAGGTCGATCCCGACGCCGCCCCCGAAGGCGAGCCGGAATCGCGACTTCTGATCGAGACGCCGCCGCAACCGCAGGACAGTGCCGCCGACGACCGACCGGTGGCCGACTATCTGCCGCTGTTCGTGGCGCCGCAGCCCGTACAGGCGCGGCCCGCCGTGGACCGCGCCGATCATGACGATGACGACGACGAACTGGACGCCGAGGACAGCGACGACGCCGACGACGAGCAGGCCGAGAAGCCTGCCAATCGCAGGCGCCGGCGTGGCCGCCGGGGTCGGGGCCGGGGTCGTGGCGGCGAACCGGGTTCGGATTCTGACGATGACGAGGGTGTCGACGACAAGGACGCCACCGACACCAAGGACACCGACACCAAGAACGCCGATACCAAGGACGACGCCGACAGCAAGGGCAAGAACGAGGCGTCCGACGCCGACGACGAGTCCTCTGACGACGACGAGGGTGACGACGACGACAGCGGGGACGGATCGACCAGGCGCAGGCGCCGCCGGCGCCGCCGCAAGTCAGGTGCCGCGGACGACGGCGAGCCCAAGGCGCCCGACGATCCGCCGAACACCGTCGTCCACGAACGCGCTCCGCGCAGCAAAGCGGAGAAAGCGGAGAAGGTCAACAACGAGATCCAGGGCATCAGCGGGTCCACCCGACTGGAAGCCAAGCGGCAGCGGCGACGTGACGGCCGTGATGCCGGTCGGCGCAGGCCACCCATTCTTTCCGAGGCGGAATTCCTCGCCCGGCGCGAGGCCGTCGAGCGCGTCATGGTGGTGCGCGACACCGTGCGCACCGAACCCCCGCACACCGGCGCCCGATACACCCAGATCGCGGTCCTCGAGGACGGCGTGGTGGTGGAACACTTCGTCACCTCGGCGGCGTCGGCGTCGCTGGTAGGCAACATCTACCTCGGCATCGTGCAGAACGTGCTGCCGTCGATGGAGGCCGCGTTCGTCGATATCGGCCGCGGCCGCAACGGCGTGCTGTATGCCGGTGAGGTCAACTGGGAAGCTGCCGGCCTCGGCGGCTCCGCCCGCAAGATCGAACAGGCCCTCAAGCCCGGTGATTACGTGGTGGTCCAGGTCAGCAAGGACCCGGTGGGACACAAGGGTGCCCGACTGACCACCCAGGTGTCGCTGGCGGGCCGCTACCTGGTGTACGTGCCCGGGGCGTCGTCCACGGGCATCAGCCGCAAGTTGCCCGATACCGAGCGGCAACGGCTCAAGGAAATCCTGCGCGAGGTCGTTCCCTCCGACGCCGGGGTGATCATCCGAACCGCCTCAGAGGGCGTGAAGGAAGAGGACATCCGCGGCGATGTCACCCGCTTGCAGGAGCGCTGGAATCAGATCGACGCCAAGGCCGCCGAGACCAAGAAGAAGGCCTCCGGCGCCGCCGTTGCGCTCTACGAAGAACCCGACGTGCTGGTCAAGGTGATTCGCGACCTGTTCAACGAGGACTTCTCCAACCTCATCGTGTCCGGCGACAATGCGTGGAAGACCATCAACGACTACGTCGAGTCGGTGGCTCCCGAGCTGATGTCCAAGCT
Proteins encoded:
- a CDS encoding DUF4233 domain-containing protein, which produces MAGTLILEAIVVLLALPVVSAVGGGLTGFSMAYLIGFAVFLILLSGVQGRSWAIWVNLGVQLLLIAGWVVYPGVGFVGLLFAVVWGLIAYLRAEVLRRQRRGLLPGQQRAPE
- the ndk gene encoding nucleoside-diphosphate kinase; translated protein: MTERTLALIKPDGVERHLIGEILSRIERKGLTIAALELKQVSDDLARAHYAEHEGKPFFPSLLEFITSGPVLAAILEGPRAVAAFRQLAGGTDPVEKAVPGTIRGDLGLETQFNLVHGSDSVDSAEREIALWFPNS
- a CDS encoding Rne/Rng family ribonuclease: MDDDAQIQDHTDSTPAGNSDAGNADAAAHPEIPERLRVHSLARVLGTTSRRVLDALIELDGRSRSAHSSVDRVDAVKVRDVLAAADQAVAAPEPVAVPAVETPVVETPAVEEPAAEAPVVETPAPEVVEEALVVEAVSEVDPDAAPEGEPESRLLIETPPQPQDSAADDRPVADYLPLFVAPQPVQARPAVDRADHDDDDDELDAEDSDDADDEQAEKPANRRRRRGRRGRGRGRGGEPGSDSDDDEGVDDKDATDTKDTDTKNADTKDDADSKGKNEASDADDESSDDDEGDDDDSGDGSTRRRRRRRRRKSGAADDGEPKAPDDPPNTVVHERAPRSKAEKAEKVNNEIQGISGSTRLEAKRQRRRDGRDAGRRRPPILSEAEFLARREAVERVMVVRDTVRTEPPHTGARYTQIAVLEDGVVVEHFVTSAASASLVGNIYLGIVQNVLPSMEAAFVDIGRGRNGVLYAGEVNWEAAGLGGSARKIEQALKPGDYVVVQVSKDPVGHKGARLTTQVSLAGRYLVYVPGASSTGISRKLPDTERQRLKEILREVVPSDAGVIIRTASEGVKEEDIRGDVTRLQERWNQIDAKAAETKKKASGAAVALYEEPDVLVKVIRDLFNEDFSNLIVSGDNAWKTINDYVESVAPELMSKLTKYEAGDNGGPDVFAVHRIDEQLTKAMDRKVWLPSGGTLVIDRTEAMTVVDVNTGKFTGAGGNLEQTVTKNNLEAAEEIVRQLRLRDIGGIIVIDFIDMVLESNRDLVLRRLTEALARDRTRHQVSEVTSLGLVQLTRKKLGTGLIEAFSTTCTHCAGRGIVLHTDPVDSGASAPPRKADSNANSGSGSGSGSGGRRGKRSRKGRTEEVEVPEAPAVAKLPPHVVGEHPMFKAMAAATGKHDDESEDGFADELSEDVVHDSVGEERVDEAEIAEQVATEVVAEDLDDEDDFEDPDDEDSDDEDDVEEIDLIDDEDDDDSDDEDSDDDDIDLEDDSDDDDEDSDDDEEDEDSDDAEDDSDEDEPEPVVEVIATARPRRRRAAARPAGPPAG